The DNA window TGCATTATGTCACAATGATcatcactagccggaaccatttcccgTTGGCTTTATAACACTCGTCGATAAGGACCTCGGCATAATAACACTCATCGACAAAGATCTCGGCATAATAACAGTCGCCAGCAAAGACCTCAGCATCATAACACTCGCTGACAAAGACTTCGGCATAATAACACTCGCCGACAAAGACCTCGATATAATAACACTCGTCGGCAAAATAACACTCGCCGGCAAAGACCTCGGCATCATAACACTCACCGATAAAGACCTTGACATGATAACACTCACTAAAAAAAGCCTCAATATAATAACACTCACCAGTAAAGACCTCGGCATCATAACACTCACCGAAAAAGACCTGAGCATAATAACACACACCGACAAAGACATCTGCATAATAACACTCGCCGACAAAGACCTCGACATCATAACACTCGTCGGCAAAGACCTCAGTATAATAACGCTCGTCGTCAAAGACCTCGACATACTAACTCATCAATGTCTCATCACGGTGTTCACAATCAATGATACAAGCAAATATCACACCAAATGGGAGAAACAACAAACCATGCAATTCAAGTACACAATCATGTTTTCAAGCATTTTATCAATCAATCATCAAATGTCACAATAAGGCAATTCACATTATCATGTTCTTCACATggcctttttcttttcaacacctttttattcatttagatatAACAAGTCGACAATTTAAACACTTCACCTCATTTCCATTACTCCAAACACACAATCAACGAAGGAAGCATACAAATTAAACTACAATACAAGGTTTAAGAAGCCACTTGcttaaatcaatcaacaatcactccaatagttgagtcttccccttccgAATCACTTCCAAAGCCGCACAATCTATGCATAAGCaagtattcacaataaatttACGGGAACAACAATACCTACATCAATTTCTCTTGAAAAGCGGGTCAATCAACACAAACTCAATTATGAATATAAGGTAtgtatccaaaatttaatacttgaaaCATTACTCAAGGATTTAGGAACTAATTAGGGAAAATCATTTCGAAAAATGgcttgaaatcaattcacaaactccaTTTTAGTTAATTCTTTGGTTTTTGAAGAAAATCCCCAATTTTCTCATTTCAAAAGCTTGATTTGAACACAGACATccataaaaaaaacaatgagTAATTAAAGATTTAGAATTAAGAATTGTTACCCAAAAGATTTTACTCGAAAACCTGGTCCAAATTGCCTCCCCAAAACTCAAAAAGGAGAAATGGGGTTGAAACCCCAATTTTCAAAAACATTCTGCCCAAGTCACAGATGCTCATCGCGATCACGACCCAAGGTCACGCAATCGAGATGAGTAAGGCATTAAAGTTGACCATTGTCATTGCGGCAAGACCCACGCGATCGCGATGCGCCCCAAGATGATGCTATGTTATCGCGATGAGGGAGTCTCGCGTTCACGATGACCAAAATGGCCATGCACTAGAACCTGAAACAAGCCAAACTCAGAATCATCAAAAGGACCCTCGAGATTCATTCGGAACCCTGTACACACAAACCAGCTATGCAAATCAATTAAACTCAATGTTttggactcaatggaaccgtcaAAATACGagttcgaggtctccttgacccaaCATCCGTGAAAAttacaagaaactaactcacgCTTAAGAAGGCTAAAACACGCTCGGGACCTCTCAATAATCTACAAAGACCTCAACTAGGTTTAAaatcaacccccccccccctaatcTAATAGAACTTTTGAAATTCTTATCTAAGCATCCGAACCCCGAATGTTAATCAAAGTCAACTCAAAGGCTAAAATTCTACAAGTTCACAAcctaggacctcaaatcctcaaaaaagACTTAGAAACAAAAATCGACGATTCATTCGAATTAGATTTCAAATTTCAGGATGGATGGAATTGAAACAATTCCATTTCGACACTcaaaaactccaaaagacactgaaaatcattttcttattaacctagtatttcaaactcaaaacttacctaaaatctcaacttttaactcaaagttcaaaatcaACTTTTCAAACTTAATCATGAAAAACTCAGGGTCACTATCAAAAGGGGAAAATGGTAATTTTCACGAAAAAAAACCAGAAATAACCGATCAGGTCATTACATTGGCTTGCCTACTAAGAGGGTTAGGGTAGCTGTCATCGTGACCCAAATTTTATGTCTTGATAGATATATACAGATCAACATCATTAGTGATTATGCAATAAATTTGATAAACCTATCATGACCTCTTATATCATTTGCAATAGTCACGTACATTGTAAAATCACCACTACCCCAACCCGAATCTAAGCAGCATAGGTTGAAAGGAGGGGAAAGGCCACATTTGGGAAACAATAGAGGTAACAAACAACACAACTATTAACGGAGGACAAAATTGCCCCTCGGCTAAAAGTACAAGGACAATTTAATCCTTTTCTATTAtggaaatataattatttcacaATCTTCAAGATAGAGTATTGGGATTTTAACATCtacttaagaaaataattaaataaataccaTAAAAGCCATATGGTGCAGTCAAACTATTTctaaatttggtgaaattatCTCAGTCAACTTTATGCAGTCCTATTAGACAATCAAACactcttattttatattccCATATAGGTACTcacatctctctctctctctctcactatatatatatattctactttgcttctttttgtttgtACCAAATATGAGTCACTTGACTAAAAAGAGGTGTAGGAATACTAGGAATCTCAATGAGAGTGCGAGAAAAGTCATTTTAGAGAAAAGATTAGCATCACTATGTAAGCAAGCAGAAGAACTGTCTATTCTATGTGATATAAAAGTCGGTGTGGTTGCTTTTACACCTGGTGAAACCAAAGCTTTTGCTTGGCCTTGTTTAACCCAGGCTAATGCCACAATAAATGAGTATTTAGCTTGCGATGAGgccaaacaacaaattaagttGTTCACACAAGAAATCTATCTTCAACGAAAAGTTGATGCTCGGGAAAACTATATTGATAAAATAGAGCAAACAGCTGAAAAGAAGGAAATGGAGAACCTATTCAACCAACTTGCTTGGGGAAAAAGCATTCAGGAACTAGATGCTAGAGAAACTAAAGGTTTGTTAAAGCTATTTGAAGCAAAGCAGACTAAACTTAATGAAAGGAAGACTAAACTCAATGAACATGTAGATGGAAATGTTTTAAATCAAACTGGTGCTAATGATAGCAATGCTGGAGAAGAGAATGGTAGGAATCCTTAGGATGTCGACTGATCATGTTGTACTTTTACATTCTTCTATCACTATTTTGTCGTTGTGTCTTTAAATAGCACTTCCTAGTTATTAGATTGTTGCTCATTGTTCATCTATTTATGTTACAGTTgtcatttaaataatatatgaaggatattttatttaagtcTAGTCAATCAAGTTATATGTATCCTTCAactttttatcaaattttatgtttgttatatgtggtttgttcccattttctcatTGATAGTTGACACGTCATTCATAGGTACTCTGTTAGAGTGAGTGTGATTAACATAAAGTTAAGGTTTGTGTATAACAAATGAAGGATTCATTGATCAATTTAGTGAGTTGAAAGTTATGAGGTCTCAAGTCCAAACTCAAGCACCACACAAAAACATTTTGATTTTATCTCATTTGTCCAAGCTTTGGTGAATAGTTTTACCCAATTCCTACATTGTTGGGGAATATAAATGCCTTatgaattagtcgaggtgcgtgCAAACTAGCCCGAATGCTACAGTTTCAAGAAAATCTAGTTATGTGTATAATTTGGAATTTTCTCCAATAAATCTATTTTTACAACAAAAGGTAATGTCATTCAATctaaagaataaaattattaatcgATAATATAATATGACTTTGACACGATTTTAGTCAATCCCTTTTCAATTAGTATTTTTCTttatctctctatatatatataataggagaggtgatagCGCCTACGtttcagcaccacaaaaaacaggtttttaaaataattaaaaattattattaattacatGATAATAAAttactgttttttttaaatgatttttaaattaatttttaatttcaaatgttATGATACCTTTTTTGTGGAAAAGTATTTTTAACTATCTTTCCAAAACCTCCTTAATTATAGCAAAAcaaatgatgataataataataataataataataataataataataataataataataatttattattaaattatttaaaatccaaaaataaaaataaaaattacaaacataaaaggaaaaaaactggAAAAAGGGTTTTGAgttcaattcttttttaaatgtataacTTCCCACGTttatctaaaattaaaaaatccaaaaataaaaataaaaataaaaattacaaaagtaaaaggaaaaaaCTGTAAagatatataataggagaggtgatagcgcctacgtgtcagcaccacaaaaaacaggtttttaaattaattaaaaattattattaattatataataataatttactgttttatttttatatttttaaatttttaaattaatttttaatttcaaacatTTATGATTCCTTTTTtggtggaaaaatatttttaactatctTTCCACAACCTCCTTATTTATAGGAAAACAAATgcgtatatataatatataataataataataataataatttattaaattatttaaaatccaaaaataaaaataaaaattacaaacataaaacgaagaaaaaactttttaaaaaaaaaggtttacataataataatttactgttttatttttaaatgatttttaaattaatttttaatttcaagcGTTTATGATtccttttttttggaaaaatatttttaactatctTTCCACAACCTCCTTATTTATAGCAAAACAAAtgcataataataatacaacataataataataataatataataataataataataataataatttatttaattatttaaaatcctaaaataaaaataaaaattacaaacataaaacgaaaaaaaactaaaaaaaagggttttgagttcaatttttttaaaaaatgtataactTCCCACGTttatctaaaattaaaaaatccaaaaattacaaacataaaaggaaaaaaaaaatgtaaagacggttttttatttttatttttaaatgtataacTTCCCaagtttttccaaaaaaaaaatatatatatatatacataaccATTCAAGTATAATTTCttgaaatcaaaatcaattgCCATGAcataaaaatttggaaattgtGAGTTCTTCTATAATCGTGATAGATTGATAAATTTGCCATGTAAgtttaattgaaaaattatttatttattttgattttagtgGTAAATTCTCTCATAAATTTTAGTGATAGattcatatttttcttatttaagaTTTCTCATTCTACTAACTTTAATTGTTAATAAAATTGCATAACacttttagttttatttggaCTCTTTAGATGACACCGTTTTGGATTCTAAATTGAAACAATACCCACATTGTAAGTAGTAGTTTATAAGTTTTACATATAGACGAGTGAGGACGTCGATTGTGAGAAGAACACAAGGTTATATACAAGTATTGAGTTATTGAAGTTACACAATATATATCAATATTAAAAGAGTATTTTTCATCGCATAACAAACATTTACaaggtaaaaattaaaaataatacatagatctgttgttttgtttattctcaaaatttattgaTCAAATTCTTATTTGCAAATCATACAGTATTATGTGAAGGTTTTCGCTTGTTACCTTTGATTATCTACTTCGAAGTTGTTGTATCCCTTTTATCAATTAAAGTTAATTTAGAACAGTTTGATGCTCGCAGttgtttatgatttattattttaaaggagatgtactttctttgttttttttctcattaactttttaaaatttgcttatgtgcatttgagtttAGTTTTTACTTGAATATTAACACTATCAATGAGATTTGTGTATGCATTTTATATAGTGATTAATAATTATTGCAAATTGTTCGCTTTTGTTgattatatttttccttttttttgttgttgtttataatttttaatgatattaagttttttttttctttttgcaggATTTGTTCAGCATTTTGTGACTATCTTTTAAttctgaataaaataaaataaaaatattttttaaaattttgataaatgatATATATGCAACAATTCTTTTATACAACTATTAAACCCCTCTTCTTAatgatttttattgtaataaaaattaaatgttataggaTTATCTTTCTTATATATCTTTATCCATTTAACGTATTATCCGAAATTGATACAGATTTATGAGTGTATCATTCAGCAATAAGCATCATATTGTACTAAAATAAcacatataattatatttttttttagaatatcatataactaatatatgacttttggaaaaattcaaagataaaatttaaaaatttgaataacatgcctacaattaaaaaaatttagttttatGCTTAGCATTATCACAATCATAGGacatttcttatttatatttttttaatgtaacaattaaattttcttatatctttttAGTATTCTAACAAGAGGATAATATGAATAGCCTAGGtatgattttgaataattttgaaTAACATTCTCTCAAATAAACTTTAGTATATTATCTTATAATCTTATAATAAGTAAAAGTTAGAAATTGTCAATAAATCAATACTTCTgtgttaaaataattataatatgaaaatgaTTAATACAAAATGAATTTTTACTTACAATAAAAATCGAAAAGAAAGGCAATAACAAAATTGAGAAGCTTTTCATCAAttcgaattttttttggataaataattgattttgaGATTTCCCCATTCATTCTTGCAATTctttatgagaaaaaaattcaagatatcaattaaaaaaaactcgagcctttttttatttgaaagagaaaaaattgatataataaaaaaggataagattattaaaaaatttaacataacaaCAGTTATACAGTTTTcagatttttcaaatttaaatttgaaatggcagtttttttttacatttaaaaattaattcaattttattatttaaaattaacatCTAATTCCATATCCTCAATATATAAACCCACGAATGAAAACTTCttttaaaattcatcattttaaataatatttaatattttgaagtaatatatcaattttttttcttatttgcatttaaaaataaattttttttagaaaatacaaCTTATAATCTATATGTTCTATCtgattaaaaaattgaactaataataatgataatgataatgataataataataataataataataataatatattaaattttaaaaaaaaacatccaACTAAATGTGgtgttttaatctttattttgaaaaaaagaagtaattaTCCAACTAAATAAggagttttaaaacttctcATTATACTCCTACTTCTAAGcaaattaaagaaattttaaattaaaattatctaTTTAAAGCATCCACGTATGAAAGTTTCTTTTAAACcttatcatttaaatattatttattattttaagtttatatcagattttttttcttatttgaattttaaaataagcatttttaaataaaatataacctaTAATCTATACATTCTATGTTTACAGATAAAAAAAtcgaaataataataataataataataataataataataataataatagttatagttataataataataataataataataataatataatgtattaaattttaagaaacatccaactaaatataaaattttaatctttagttttggaaataatataattatccaACTAAATAGGGAGTTTTAAAACTTCCCATTACACTCCTACTtctaaacaaatttaaaaacatttaatttaaaattattgaaattatttatttaagaaaacCCACGTATGGAAGTTCTAAATATGGcgttttaatatttattttgaaaaaataattattatccaACTAAATATGGAGTTTTAAAACTTTCCATTAAACTCCTACttctaaacaaattgaaacaacttttaaattaaaattatttatttttaaaaaaaaacacgtatggaagtttcttttaaaatttatcatttaaatattatttaatattttaagttttgtatcagatttttttgttatttacattttaaattaaacattttaataaaatataacatataatttGTATGTTTATCCTTACAGATAAAAAAATCGAACTAATAATaatctataataataataataataataatgtattaaatttttttaaaaatatccaaCTAAATATGGTATTTTAATCTTtactttggaaaaaaataatttatccaaCTAAATAGGGAGTTTTAAAATTTCCCATTACACTCCTACttctaaacaaattgaaaaacttttacattaaaattatttatttttaaaaaaaaccacGTATGGaagtttcttttgaaatttatcattttaatattatttattattttaagttttatatcagattttttttatcttatttgcattttaaaataaatattttttaataaaatataacctATAATCTATATTTTCTATctttatagattaaaaaaatcaaactaataataataataaaaataataataaaaataaactattgTTTAACTTAAactgataataataatactaataataataatgtattaaattttaaaaaaacatctaACTAAATATGacattttaatctttattttctgaAAAACAAATAGCTATCCAATTAAATAGAGAGTTTCAAAACACCCCATTACACTCCTATTTCTAAGcaaattgaaaaacttttaaattgaaattattaaaatgatttttttaaagaaaaaatatggcgttttaatctttattttgaaaatataataattatccAACTAAATAAAGAGTTCTAAAACTTCTCATTACACTCCTAGttctaaacaaattgaaaaacttttcaatttaattatttatttaaaaaatactcaCGTATGaaagtttctttttaaatttatcatttaaatcatttaaatattatttaatatattaagtttcATATcagatttttttcttatttgcaATTTAAGCACTATATTAATTCatatctcttattttttttcttcttcggATTTTCAACTTTAGCACAAGATAAAAGAGAAATTGTCAGagcaaaaattataaaatgataatatatgTCACTATCATAAACATAGAAGGcatgaaattatattattattattattattattataagttaaatatattattaagtgcataataattatttttaattataaaattattatattttaaatcataTGTGCAACGCGTGGGCACATATACTAGTATGTAATAATAAAAGTAATGTTAATTGCTATCAAATTTCACTCATTGCCCTTCTCAGTTGAGGGATTGACCACTAGTTCACCACTAAAAGATTATTCTTTGTGTTCCATTTTGTATTaggatttatttcaattttgatgaattttaaaaatatttctctcaaaaAGGAGCTTCAATCTGATTGAGTTTGGCGGAAAGGTTTTCCTAATTaagcttaaaaaaatatttcaaagaagaaagagaaaggacaagaaaaaaatagaaagaaaaatgagtaggaTGAGAGAACTGGACTAAATggataaaaaaaagtgttttccCTTACCAGTGTAAGTTTTTGGATACTTTTAACGTTTCATTAGATAAAAGCTATGTTTCACAGATTCTTCACTTCGGATTTTACACTCGTCTTAACACGACATGGTTGTGGATGTGGGTTTCAGATGTGTATTGGATATGGCCAACCAATTTAGGGTAATTTGAACAAAATACATCAACAAATTAGGGGAAAATATAATGATATTTGAATCAATACAAAAACtagatgaaattaaaatttaggcATATGTTTTTTGCTTTAAAAGATACTTGGAATAACAAGTCAGCCTCTTAAAGGTGCTTTAAAGATATTGTCACGACCATCAAGGTCGTTCTTCTTTGATTTACCCTCCTTTTAAACCTCCCAATAGTTGTGGTTAGCTATATATGACTTGCGAGGATCGATGGAACAATGCCCGAGATGATCAGATGCATTTCGAGTAGCATTTCAGTTTTGCAAGTTGGAAACTAGAAAGGTCTGACCAAAGTTAACATCTGGGGTTGGCGAGGTCGAATTTGAGTTTTGATATTTCCACCAAGTCTAGAGGATGATTAGTGGCCTTGTTCGACGTCGACACAATTCTCGAGTCATTCAGAGACATTTTGAACCCTTTGGAGGGATTTCTTGAGTTTCCAATGTTTAAAGTTGACCACAATCAATATTTGGTCAAGATGACTCCGAAATGGTTATTTGAATATTCTAATAGGTCACTTTAGATTGACTTGGTCGCTTTTACGATCCCTCTTCATAGAGAAAGGCATGTCATGAGAATGTCGCGCTTACAGAAACCTTTTGCTTCCGCGAAGCCGAGTTACATTAGTGGCTTCTGTGACTCTTCCCCGATCGACACCATTTgttctaaatttcattttggagATTTTGACCATGGATTGAGGCGATTTTAGAGGGCTTTTCGACACTTCTTCATAGGGGTAAGTTTTTAACCTTCCATAAGATTTTTTCAAGTTGATTAATCGTTTATTTTGTTACTTATAGCGAATGAAAAATGCAACTTAGATTTTTCTCCTAGTATGATTGTAAATTGGGGTTTTGAAGTCCAATTTATAGTTTTTGGCTTAGCCGTTAAGCTTTGAGGTAGGTTATTGATTACTTTTTTTCAAACTTAGCTTGGGTGGTAACTTATCTGTAAAGTAAGATAGGGGTTGGAAGAAATTTTAGGTAAAAGTactaaattaaatgatttgatgTTGTTCTCAAACTAATATTGgtgcatatttttttatgtcGATTCTAACACCaaagattcaaataattcttgaTTCGTTTGTGGTTGTTGTTGATACGTATTTGAAGTGACCTCCTTACATTCGGAGACCCTGCCCGATTCcctttttacttttacttttgtCTTACTAGCTTTTTAGACAACTGATGTACTAGACTTGTCATTTTTCTTTGTAATAAAACGTTCTTGTGCACGTAACATTGAGccttgtgattttgtttatgtattattgctttatttatAAAACATTCTAAGATTTAGAATATTGTTCTAATTTGAATTACTTTTACATGTATTCTATGTTGTTTGTCTTCGCATAGGCTTACCTTCTATGAGGGTTAGGGTAGTTGCCTTATGTCTCTAATTTTGTGACATGAGTATCATGACAAATATGTACACATCAACAACATTGATAGTTGTGTAGTAAATTCAATAAGTCtatcatgatttatgaaaatatttactatGTGCGAGGTATAACTTGTACTAGTTGTAtgagaatatattattttattgatattacATTCTGACCTGTGCCAAACTAtgttttattttccttcttggcctttgtttctctttcttatttttctctttcccctttttctcattttttgttATCTCCCAAATCTAATTTGAAATCAATTCAATTACTCTGAGtttgaataaatgaaaatagtaaaaatcaattcaattaCTCTAAGtttgaataaatgaaaatagagaaaatacaattgaatgtgtgtatatatataataaaaccCTTGTTATTAAATTACACATTAAATATTTAGAAGTTATGAACATAGAAAGCATGGTTatgattatcattattattaggCGTTTGACTATAGAATCATATTTTTTCTGTATTTGAAATATATGGAGTTAGAATTGAAAATAgagttatgttttatttttcaagaaaatattcagaataatattcatattatattaaatacaacttcaaaagTGAGTATCATCATCAAGTCCATCAAAAGCTCATCTTTGGATATCACTACAAGGAATTGCTCTTAATTTTTGGACTTGATGTCTTCATTTAGTGACCAATCTTCCTTGCAAATGTGACTCCAATATCACAAAAGCTGATCAAGAACAATATAACCTTCTTTAACCCGAGTCTTGCTTTGATTAGTTTGATGCCTTCAGTAACACTGTTAACTTTGAAgtctttatttttgaaaatttgtccATTAAATGCTTCAGGATCCATTATTTGAAAGGAAGCAAACTACAACcaaattactaaaatatttgGTTGTAGTCTTGTAGATACCTTTTGTCAAAGTTGTTTTTTCTATTCCACCAATGCCATATATACCAACCATGTCATTGATACGAGTATCTACTCCAACTGGATTTCAAGCAACATCTAGAGGTGTCTGGTTGGCCTCTTGTAGCACTTGTTTTATGATATTCtccataaatttaaattcacaCCTACAAATTGTTAGGGaaaaaaggaataataattaaaaacaaaaacaaaaatcgTAACAATAAAAGCCAACACTTTAGTTTATTAGGCTTGTTGTGATTGAATTAGCATTTTAATAGTTTAAAAATGCACATTGAAGCTATAGAATATTCATTCAGAGTAATTTTTTATGAGTTTGCTTCACAAAGTAGGAAAGACTGAGAAATCATACCTATTAGCAACATTTCGCAAATCTCATCCAAATAAATTTGGAGGTTCTCTAAGTGTAGTTATCCGCTTCTCCATTTTTTCAGCCCAAGATAATCGTTCCTTGTGTACAGACAAAGCTTCACCAAAGCATCCAGATTGCACCATTCTCATAGCTAAGAGAATTTTCAATGATGAACATATCAAGAAACACTTTGAAAAGAGAGTTTTTTGTGTCTACCTGAAATGTCGAAGACTAAGAGCTTTGTTGAACTGATCATTGAAAGGAATAAATACATCCATCCATAGGAAACTGCATTCTCGTGACAACTCGTATGAAATGGATAGCATCTCTAATAGCAGTAGATCTTCATATGTTGGGAAAATTAGGAGAAGATCATTGTTGGTCCATTTTCAAACAAAGAGCATTTGTTGATGGGCAGGTTCCAGAGGGATTAGTAAGCATGGGGAATAGAACGGTTGAAATGTGTCAAGGTCTACCATTGGCTGCAAGTGTGTTGGGAGGCCTCACCCGAAGTCAACTTTGCTTTCCCACTTTGCCTTACCCCTGAAACTCAGAAATACATCATAAGAGAAGTGAGAAGATGTAGATGATTCTCCTTAAAAAAATAGTGTCCATGGATGCAAAAATTAATGAAGGTTGGATGATTTTAAGTCAATTTGTTAACCGAAAGAGAACTAGGATTTAGATGATTCTCCTTGAATAAATGAACACAGTGAATTGTGACTTCTTCAAGGAAACTTCATTTTGTGACAAGTAATTTGCAATCCTACACCAAGATATTTCTCAAGTCAATGCTACATATCTCCTCATTTGTAGTCACATTTTTCATTTATGTCTTTTTGGGCTTGGCTACACTGCTATACTTTTATTATATATGGTTAACTTTGcaaatagttatttttaatcCTTTGTTTGCTAAGCAAGGCGGGTTCTCTTTCACTCTTTGGAATGAGCCTTTTCGTGATTCTCTCTCAACACAAACTGGGCAGCTAAACATTAGTAACTATTTTAAAACGCAGCAAGTATATCAATCAGAAGCATGATTTATTTAAAAGGCATTAGCATCAACTTTTACACCAAAAGTCTTGTGATTTCAGTTAGTATAACAATAACAACTTGCTGCACCCGTCTTTATATGACATACTTTATAAC is part of the Solanum stenotomum isolate F172 chromosome 8, ASM1918654v1, whole genome shotgun sequence genome and encodes:
- the LOC125873918 gene encoding MADS-box protein SOC1-like, coding for MSHLTKKRCRNTRNLNESARKVILEKRLASLCKQAEELSILCDIKVGVVAFTPGETKAFAWPCLTQANATINEYLACDEAKQQIKLFTQEIYLQRKVDARENYIDKIEQTAEKKEMENLFNQLAWGKSIQELDARETKGLLKLFEAKQTKLNERKTKLNEHVDGNVLNQTGANDSNAGEENGRNP